The following coding sequences are from one Paenibacillus sp. JDR-2 window:
- a CDS encoding MarR family winged helix-turn-helix transcriptional regulator encodes MADFISQMEENDWLFRRMVRRFVKERDKISIEDIALPGFLILRSIQLGGAQKLGELAEQLDLTSGAITALCDKLEAKGFAERQRLQGDRRNVWLDITEEGRQLLERYPELGKRGVSLLFGSFSEEELACQKEIFERIYANLEGFSERYMAMVKEYEEQKAEEKTDEKPKKPPVAKPNQNYFLNY; translated from the coding sequence ATGGCAGATTTCATATCCCAAATGGAAGAAAACGATTGGCTGTTCAGGAGGATGGTCCGCAGATTCGTTAAGGAACGCGACAAAATATCCATCGAGGACATCGCCCTGCCCGGCTTCCTTATTCTCCGGAGCATTCAGCTGGGCGGCGCGCAAAAGCTTGGAGAGCTGGCGGAGCAGCTTGATCTGACCTCCGGCGCAATCACGGCGCTATGCGACAAGCTGGAAGCAAAAGGCTTCGCCGAGCGGCAGCGTCTGCAAGGCGACCGCAGGAACGTATGGCTGGACATTACGGAGGAAGGCCGGCAGCTGTTAGAACGGTATCCGGAGCTTGGCAAGCGTGGAGTCAGTCTCCTGTTCGGCAGCTTTAGCGAGGAAGAGCTCGCCTGCCAGAAGGAAATTTTCGAACGTATTTATGCCAATCTGGAAGGCTTCTCGGAGCGCTATATGGCAATGGTCAAGGAATACGAAGAGCAAAAGGCGGAAGAGAAAACGGATGAAAAACCAAAAAAGCCGCCTGTCGCCAAACCGAATCAAAATTATTTTCTGAATTATTAA
- a CDS encoding helix-turn-helix domain-containing protein, with protein MKEHIFLPKPIFPRHICFPDFIGGYSEFPEHAVNREFATTENNLDRYYNLHIVLGGKGYLHTDNMTYELTQGQGFLYGPGLRQTYHSDARDPWSIRWVHFYGARPEEFLDGKGLDEPWLFHLPDLAPVEALMERLLELGRSYEVDDEYAAASTLYELLTRIQTTASQLNVSVHQTADKIRAAANYVRANCNQPFTLEQAAAIAGYSSHYFSRKFNQTFGKSFSDFLTEARILRAKQLLASTRLSVKLIALETGFSQTSYFSKCFRDQEGMTPLQFRERHQA; from the coding sequence ATGAAAGAACATATCTTCCTTCCCAAGCCGATTTTCCCTCGTCATATCTGCTTCCCCGACTTCATCGGCGGCTACAGCGAATTTCCGGAGCATGCCGTCAACCGGGAATTTGCCACTACCGAAAACAATCTGGACCGTTATTACAATTTGCATATTGTGCTAGGCGGCAAAGGTTATCTGCACACGGACAACATGACCTACGAGCTGACGCAAGGGCAAGGTTTTCTGTACGGACCCGGGCTTAGACAAACGTATCATTCGGATGCCCGGGATCCTTGGAGTATCCGGTGGGTGCATTTTTATGGCGCAAGGCCGGAGGAATTTTTGGACGGAAAGGGTCTCGATGAACCTTGGCTCTTTCATTTGCCCGATCTTGCTCCTGTTGAGGCCTTGATGGAACGCCTCCTTGAGCTTGGCAGAAGCTATGAAGTAGATGACGAGTACGCGGCTGCTTCCACGCTGTACGAGCTGCTCACCAGAATTCAGACTACCGCGAGTCAGCTTAACGTGTCCGTTCATCAAACCGCGGACAAAATCCGGGCGGCTGCCAATTACGTACGCGCCAACTGCAATCAGCCCTTTACCCTTGAGCAGGCGGCAGCGATTGCCGGGTACAGCTCCCATTATTTCAGCCGAAAATTTAATCAAACCTTTGGCAAATCCTTCTCCGACTTCCTGACCGAAGCGCGCATTTTGCGGGCGAAGCAGCTCCTTGCCTCAACGCGCTTATCGGTCAAGCTTATTGCGCTCGAAACCGGCTTTTCGCAGACCAGCTATTTCAGCAAATGCTTTCGGGACCAGGAAGGCATGACGCCGCTTCAATTCAGGGAAAGGCATCAAGCGTAA
- a CDS encoding aryl-sulfate sulfotransferase, translating into MGHPTIYPTGATVYLPEKAWSGYTIFQAANVGALLIDMSGKEVHLWKGLRGFPNKILPGGYVVGSTKERDPKYGFQDEADLVQVDWNGNIVWKFNRLEYIEDPGYEPEWMARAHHDYQREGNPVGYYAPGQEPQTNGGRTLILAHRNVTKPEISDKLLLDDVILEVDWEGNILWQWAVSDHFEELGFDEAAKNVLFRDPNGRHFGGNTGGDWMHINSASWVGPNKFYDAGDKRFHPDNIIWDARESNIIAITDRQTGKIVWQLGPDYSKPEVKHLGWIIGQHHAHIIPQGLPGEGNLLVFDNGGWGGYGLPNPASPYGIKNAVRDHSRILEINPVTLEIEWQYTPTEAGFMAPLDSYRFYSPYISSAQRLPNGNTLITEGADGRIFEVTSEHELVWEYISPYKNKINANMVYRAYRVPYEWIPQLEKPVEEAIVPLDVADYRVPGAAARGTGSVVEVVGTGEYGEGAFCVATVEENPSTAESGEES; encoded by the coding sequence ATGGGACATCCCACTATTTATCCAACCGGAGCAACGGTTTATTTGCCTGAGAAGGCATGGAGCGGTTATACGATTTTCCAAGCGGCCAACGTTGGCGCCCTGTTGATTGATATGAGTGGCAAAGAAGTTCATTTGTGGAAAGGTCTGCGCGGCTTCCCGAACAAAATTTTGCCTGGCGGTTACGTGGTAGGCAGCACCAAGGAACGCGATCCGAAATACGGCTTCCAAGACGAAGCCGATCTGGTACAGGTGGACTGGAACGGCAATATCGTATGGAAATTCAACCGCCTCGAATACATAGAGGATCCGGGTTACGAGCCGGAGTGGATGGCGCGCGCGCATCATGATTACCAGCGCGAAGGCAATCCGGTTGGCTACTATGCTCCGGGACAGGAACCGCAGACAAACGGCGGACGCACCCTCATTCTTGCTCACCGCAACGTGACCAAGCCGGAGATCTCCGATAAATTGCTGCTCGACGACGTTATTCTCGAAGTGGACTGGGAAGGCAATATTCTGTGGCAATGGGCGGTAAGCGATCATTTCGAAGAGCTGGGCTTTGACGAAGCTGCGAAAAACGTGCTGTTCCGCGATCCTAACGGCCGTCACTTCGGCGGCAATACGGGCGGCGACTGGATGCATATCAACTCCGCGTCATGGGTAGGACCGAACAAATTTTACGATGCCGGCGACAAGCGCTTCCACCCGGACAACATTATCTGGGATGCGAGAGAATCCAATATTATCGCCATTACGGACCGCCAAACCGGCAAAATCGTCTGGCAGCTTGGCCCTGACTATTCGAAGCCGGAAGTCAAGCATCTGGGCTGGATTATCGGCCAGCATCATGCCCATATCATTCCGCAAGGCTTGCCTGGCGAAGGCAATCTGCTTGTATTCGATAACGGCGGCTGGGGCGGTTACGGTCTTCCGAACCCTGCATCTCCTTACGGCATCAAAAATGCAGTCCGCGATCATTCCCGTATTCTCGAGATCAATCCGGTCACACTCGAGATTGAATGGCAGTATACGCCAACGGAAGCCGGCTTTATGGCTCCGCTCGATTCCTATCGTTTCTACAGCCCGTACATCAGCTCCGCGCAGCGCCTGCCAAACGGCAATACGCTTATTACGGAAGGCGCCGACGGCCGGATTTTCGAGGTGACGAGCGAACATGAATTGGTGTGGGAGTACATCTCCCCTTACAAGAACAAAATCAACGCCAACATGGTCTACCGAGCTTACCGCGTCCCTTACGAGTGGATACCTCAGCTCGAGAAGCCCGTTGAAGAAGCGATTGTTCCGCTCGACGTTGCCGACTACCGGGTGCCGGGCGCCGCGGCAAGAGGAACCGGTTCGGTTGTGGAAGTCGTAGGTACCGGAGAGTACGGCGAAGGCGCATTCTGCGTCGCGACCGTCGAAGAAAACCCAAGCACGGCCGAATCCGGAGAAGAAAGCTGA